A DNA window from Paraclostridium bifermentans contains the following coding sequences:
- a CDS encoding DUF2634 domain-containing protein: MSDLFPFISPASVENVVTKKELPLYKEIAWDYENNKPVIENGDFKIVEGNEAIKIWIYKALLTPRYLYKIYSWDYGCELRELIGKGYSKGLTKEEAKRYVKEALLINEYILEVDVKEVILNSDVLKVNMNIKTIYGESEVII, encoded by the coding sequence ATGAGTGATTTATTTCCTTTTATAAGTCCTGCTTCTGTAGAAAATGTGGTTACTAAAAAGGAATTACCACTTTATAAAGAAATTGCTTGGGACTATGAAAATAATAAGCCAGTTATTGAAAATGGAGATTTTAAGATAGTAGAAGGAAACGAAGCTATAAAGATTTGGATATATAAAGCATTATTAACTCCTAGATATTTATATAAAATTTATTCGTGGGATTATGGTTGTGAATTAAGAGAGTTGATAGGTAAAGGATATTCAAAAGGACTTACAAAGGAAGAAGCTAAAAGGTATGTAAAAGAAGCTTTGTTAATAAATGAATATATTTTAGAAGTAGATGTAAAAGAAGTAATACTTAATTCAGATGTCTTGAAAGTAAATATGAATATCAAAACTATATACGGAGAAAGCGAGGTGATAATCTAA